In Dehalococcoidia bacterium, the sequence CCCCGTCGTGCTGCTCAACGATCGTGGCGAGCAGCGCATCGTGGCGTGCCATGGCCTGGCGCATGGCCGCGGGATGTTCCTCCCACGGCCGCGACGAGCCTTCAACATCGGTGAACAGAAACGTGATCGTGCCGGTCGGCAACGCGGTCATCTGCCGCTCCACCAAGACGCCATGCTGTGAAACAGCCGCGCGCGTAGTGTACCGAATCGAGCGACCGGCGTGGGCCGGCCGCCTCACAGCGCAGCGGTCTCTCCCGTTCAAGCGTCAGCCGCAGCCGGGGACTACGGGCCGTCCCCGGTTGAAGGGTAGCGACCAGCAAAGGCAGCGCGGATTGCCGCCGCGATCCTGCCGAGCTCTTCGCGCGGCGGGTGTACGGACCAGTCGGCGGTGAGGCCGAAGCCGTCGCCTGCAAAGCGCGGGAAGACGTGCAGGTGGACGTGAAAGATCTCCTGGAACGCCGCTTCCCCGTCGGCGAGGAACCAGTTCACGCCCTCGCAGCGCAGCCCCGACGCCCGGAGCGCCGCAGCCATGCGCATGCTGGCTTGAAACAGCCGACCGCCCGTCTCTTCGTCCATCTCGCCGACGAAGGCGACATGCCGCTTCGGGATGACCATCAAGTGACCTGGCGTCGCTG encodes:
- a CDS encoding HIT family protein; this encodes MLGSDRDGPTDCVFCEIVAGSAAASITYEDAQILGFLTTEPATPGHLMVIPKRHVAFVGEMDEETGGRLFQASMRMAAALRASGLRCEGVNWFLADGEAAFQEIFHVHLHVFPRFAGDGFGLTADWSVHPPREELGRIAAAIRAAFAGRYPSTGDGP